One part of the Leclercia sp. LSNIH1 genome encodes these proteins:
- the iscA gene encoding iron-sulfur cluster assembly protein IscA has product MSITLSDSAAARVSAFLANRGKGFGLRLGVRTSGCSGMAYVLEFVDEPAAEDTVFEDKGVKVVVDGKSLQFLNGTQLDFVKEGLNEGFKFTNPNVKDECGCGESFHV; this is encoded by the coding sequence ATGTCGATTACCCTTAGCGACAGCGCTGCCGCGCGAGTAAGCGCCTTCCTGGCAAACCGTGGCAAAGGCTTTGGCCTGCGACTGGGTGTACGCACCTCCGGTTGTTCCGGTATGGCGTATGTACTGGAATTTGTTGACGAACCTGCGGCGGAAGACACCGTGTTCGAAGACAAAGGCGTGAAGGTGGTGGTCGATGGTAAAAGCCTGCAGTTCCTGAACGGCACTCAGCTGGACTTTGTTAAAGAAGGTCTTAACGAAGGGTTTAAGTTCACCAACCCGAACGTGAAAGACGAGTGCGGCTGCGGCGAAAGCTTCCACGTATAA
- the iscU gene encoding Fe-S cluster assembly scaffold IscU, producing MAYSEKVIDHYENPRNVGSFDNSDDSVGSGMVGAPACGDVMKLQIKVNNEGIIEDARFKTYGCGSAIASSSLVTEWVKGKSLDEAQAIKNTDIADELELPPVKIHCSILAEDAIKAAIADYKSKREAK from the coding sequence ATGGCATACAGCGAAAAAGTTATCGATCATTACGAGAATCCACGTAACGTGGGCTCCTTCGACAACAGCGACGACAGCGTAGGCAGCGGCATGGTGGGTGCACCAGCGTGTGGCGACGTGATGAAGTTGCAGATTAAAGTCAACAATGAAGGTATCATTGAAGATGCGCGCTTCAAGACCTACGGTTGCGGTTCCGCAATCGCGTCGAGCTCCCTAGTTACCGAGTGGGTGAAAGGCAAGTCTCTGGACGAAGCGCAGGCGATTAAAAATACCGATATTGCTGACGAACTCGAACTGCCGCCGGTGAAAATTCACTGCTCTATCCTGGCGGAAGATGCGATCAAAGCCGCAATTGCGGATTACAAAAGCAAACGTGAAGCAAAATAA
- the iscS gene encoding cysteine desulfurase, whose amino-acid sequence MKLPIYLDYSATTPVDPRVAEKMMQCLTLDGNFGNPASRSHRFGWHAEEAVDIARNQIAELVGADPREIVFTSGATESDNLAIKGAANFYQKKGKHIITSKTEHKAVLDTCRQLEREGFEVTYLAPQRNGIIDLKELEAAMRDDTILVSIMHVNNEIGVVQDIATIGELCRARGIIYHVDATQSVGKLPIDLSQLKVDLMSFSGHKIYGPKGIGALYVRRKPRIRIESQMHGGGHERGMRSGTLPVHQIVGMGEAYRIAKEEMETEMARLRTLRNRLWEGVKDMEEVYLNGDLEQGAPNILNVSFNYVEGESLIMALKDLAVSSGSACTSASLEPSYVLRALGMTDELAHSSIRFSLGRFTTDEEIDYTIQLVRNSIGRLRDLSPLWEMYKEGVDLNSIEWSHH is encoded by the coding sequence ATGAAATTACCGATTTATCTCGACTACTCCGCAACCACGCCGGTGGACCCGCGTGTTGCCGAGAAAATGATGCAGTGTCTGACCCTGGACGGAAACTTTGGTAACCCAGCTTCCCGTTCACACCGTTTTGGCTGGCATGCTGAAGAGGCGGTAGATATCGCCCGTAACCAGATTGCCGAGCTGGTTGGTGCCGACCCGCGTGAAATTGTTTTCACCTCTGGCGCAACCGAATCCGATAACCTGGCGATTAAAGGTGCCGCTAATTTCTACCAGAAAAAAGGCAAGCACATCATCACCAGCAAAACTGAACACAAAGCCGTGCTGGATACCTGCCGTCAGCTGGAGCGTGAAGGATTTGAAGTAACCTACCTCGCCCCGCAGCGCAACGGTATCATCGACCTGAAAGAGCTCGAAGCGGCAATGCGTGACGACACCATTCTGGTCTCCATCATGCACGTTAACAACGAAATCGGCGTGGTGCAGGATATCGCGACAATCGGCGAGCTGTGCCGTGCGCGCGGCATTATCTATCACGTGGATGCGACCCAGAGCGTGGGCAAACTGCCTATCGATCTGAGCCAGCTGAAAGTGGACCTGATGTCCTTCTCCGGCCATAAAATCTACGGCCCGAAAGGTATCGGCGCGCTGTACGTGCGTCGTAAGCCACGTATCCGCATCGAATCCCAGATGCACGGCGGTGGTCACGAGCGCGGCATGCGTTCCGGTACGCTGCCTGTTCACCAGATCGTGGGCATGGGTGAAGCTTACCGTATCGCCAAAGAAGAGATGGAAACCGAGATGGCGCGCCTGCGTACGCTGCGCAACCGTCTGTGGGAAGGCGTGAAGGATATGGAAGAGGTCTACCTGAACGGCGATCTCGAGCAGGGCGCACCAAATATCCTCAACGTCAGCTTCAACTATGTTGAAGGCGAGTCGCTGATCATGGCGCTGAAAGACCTGGCCGTCTCTTCCGGTTCTGCGTGTACTTCCGCAAGCCTGGAGCCGTCCTACGTACTGCGTGCGCTGGGCATGACCGACGAACTGGCACACAGCTCTATCCGCTTCTCTTTAGGTCGTTTTACTACCGATGAAGAGATTGACTACACCATCCAACTGGTTCGCAACTCCATTGGCCGTCTGCGTGATCTTTCTCCACTGTGGGAAATGTACAAAGAAGGCGTGGATCTGAACAGCATTGAATGGTCACATCACTAA
- the iscR gene encoding Fe-S cluster assembly transcriptional regulator IscR produces MRLTSKGRYAVTAMLDVALNSEAGPVPLADISERQGISLSYLEQLFSRLRKNGLVSSVRGPGGGYLLGKDAGSIAVGEVISAVDESVDATRCQGKGGCQGGDKCLTHALWRDLSDRLTGFLNNITLGELVNNQEVLDVSGRQHSHDSHRNTRAQDAIDVKLRA; encoded by the coding sequence ATGAGACTGACATCTAAAGGGCGTTATGCCGTGACCGCGATGCTGGACGTTGCGCTCAACTCCGAAGCGGGCCCGGTTCCATTGGCTGATATTTCTGAACGTCAGGGAATCTCCCTCTCTTATCTGGAACAGCTTTTTTCCCGACTGCGTAAAAATGGCCTGGTTTCCAGCGTTCGCGGTCCTGGCGGTGGTTATCTGTTAGGTAAAGACGCGGGCAGTATTGCGGTTGGTGAAGTGATTAGCGCAGTTGACGAATCCGTCGACGCGACCCGTTGCCAGGGTAAAGGCGGCTGTCAGGGCGGCGACAAATGCCTGACGCACGCGCTGTGGCGCGATCTGAGCGACCGTCTGACCGGTTTCCTGAACAATATCACCCTCGGTGAGCTGGTAAATAACCAGGAAGTTCTGGATGTATCAGGCCGTCAGCACAGCCACGATTCCCATCGTAATACCCGCGCGCAGGACGCTATCGACGTCAAATTACGCGCGTAA
- the trmJ gene encoding tRNA (cytosine(32)/uridine(32)-2'-O)-methyltransferase TrmJ, giving the protein MLQNIRIVLVETSHTGNMGSVARAMKTMGLTNLWLVNPLVKPDSQAIALAAGASDVIGNAQIVDTLDEALAGCSLVVGTSARSRTLPWPMLDPRECGLKSISEGQHAPVALVFGRERVGLTNDELQKCHYHVAIAANPEYSSLNLAMAVQVIAYEVRMAWLATQEKDVPAAQEETPYPLVDDLERFYGHLEQTLLATGFIRAGHPGQVMNRLRRLFTRARPESQELNILRGILASIEQKNKE; this is encoded by the coding sequence ATGCTGCAAAATATCCGAATCGTGCTGGTCGAAACATCGCATACCGGCAACATGGGCTCCGTAGCCCGCGCTATGAAAACCATGGGCTTAACCAATCTCTGGCTGGTTAACCCGCTGGTCAAACCCGACTCCCAGGCCATTGCCCTCGCGGCAGGGGCCAGCGACGTGATTGGCAATGCCCAGATCGTCGATACCCTGGATGAAGCCTTAGCGGGTTGTAGCCTTGTGGTGGGTACCAGCGCGCGTTCCCGCACCCTGCCGTGGCCGATGCTCGACCCGCGTGAATGCGGGCTGAAAAGCATCAGCGAAGGCCAGCATGCGCCGGTGGCGCTGGTGTTTGGCCGTGAGCGCGTGGGGCTGACCAACGATGAGCTGCAGAAGTGTCACTATCACGTCGCCATTGCCGCCAACCCGGAGTACAGCTCGCTGAACCTGGCCATGGCCGTGCAGGTCATTGCCTATGAGGTGCGTATGGCCTGGCTGGCAACCCAGGAAAAAGATGTTCCCGCCGCGCAGGAAGAGACGCCTTATCCGCTGGTGGACGATCTGGAGCGGTTCTACGGCCATCTGGAGCAGACCCTGCTCGCCACCGGCTTTATCCGCGCCGGTCATCCGGGTCAGGTGATGAATCGTCTGCGCCGCCTCTTTACTCGCGCCCGTCCGGAGAGCCAGGAGCTGAACATCCTGCGCGGTATTCTGGCGTCGATTGAGCAGAAGAATAAAGAGTAG
- the suhB gene encoding inositol-1-monophosphatase gives MQHPMLTIAVRAARKAGNVIAKHYETPDSVETSQKGSNDFVTNVDKAAEAVIIDTIRKSYPQHTIITEESGEHEGEDQDVQWVIDPLDGTTNFVKRLPHFAVSIAVRIKGRTEVAVVYDPMRNELFTATRGQGAQLNGYRLRGTNARDLDGTILATGFPFKAKQHAPAYMKILGKLFTECADFRRTGSAALDLAYVAAGRVDGYFEIGLKPWDFAAGELIAREAGALVCDFTGGHNYMLSGNIVAGNPRVVKAMLANMRDELSEALKR, from the coding sequence ATGCAACATCCTATGTTGACCATCGCCGTGCGCGCAGCGCGCAAGGCGGGTAATGTAATTGCCAAACACTACGAAACACCCGATTCCGTAGAAACCAGCCAGAAAGGCAGCAATGACTTTGTGACCAACGTTGATAAAGCGGCAGAAGCTGTAATTATCGACACCATTCGCAAATCTTACCCGCAGCACACCATCATCACCGAAGAAAGCGGTGAGCATGAGGGCGAAGATCAGGATGTTCAATGGGTTATTGATCCACTGGATGGCACCACCAACTTCGTTAAACGTCTCCCACACTTCGCTGTTTCTATCGCTGTACGCATCAAAGGCCGTACCGAAGTGGCCGTGGTTTACGATCCAATGCGTAACGAACTCTTCACCGCCACCCGCGGTCAGGGCGCACAGCTGAACGGCTACCGTCTGCGCGGCACCAACGCTCGCGACCTCGACGGCACCATCCTGGCGACCGGCTTCCCGTTCAAAGCCAAACAGCACGCCCCTGCGTACATGAAAATTCTGGGCAAACTGTTCACCGAGTGCGCCGACTTCCGCCGTACCGGCTCCGCTGCGCTGGACCTGGCTTATGTTGCCGCTGGCCGCGTTGATGGTTACTTCGAGATTGGCCTCAAGCCGTGGGACTTCGCCGCTGGCGAACTGATCGCGCGTGAAGCGGGTGCGCTGGTGTGTGATTTCACCGGTGGCCACAACTACATGCTGTCTGGCAACATCGTTGCGGGTAACCCACGCGTGGTAAAAGCCATGCTGGCGAACATGCGTGACGAACTGAGCGAAGCGCTGAAGCGTTAA
- a CDS encoding nickel/cobalt transporter, producing MSVMRARRGWDLWPLALFLVVAAAGAVWLWQAWPQVMRQSILWQREVNQQMSGLLKAVADNPTAAGGSLLIFSFLYGVLHALGPGHGKIVITTWLATHPSKLKSSIGLTLASSLLQGGVAIALVVGVLMLLRLPARDLHMSSFWLEKGSYALVGVLGIMLCWRALKKLRALLRKPTFKAFTPHHVHDANCGCGHQHLPTPGQMQGADDWRTRLMIILSMGMRPCSGAIMVLLFSKVIGVFSWGVASALAMAAGTGLTISSLALLVHGFRHLAVRLSGNKTPVLWRQVGWTTLALAGGVVLLAAAVIMWLSAVPVGRGLRPF from the coding sequence ATGTCAGTAATGCGCGCGCGACGTGGGTGGGATCTCTGGCCGCTGGCGCTGTTCCTCGTTGTGGCGGCGGCGGGAGCCGTGTGGTTATGGCAGGCGTGGCCGCAGGTGATGCGCCAGAGCATTCTCTGGCAGCGGGAGGTCAACCAGCAGATGAGCGGTTTGTTGAAAGCGGTGGCCGATAACCCGACGGCAGCAGGCGGGTCACTGCTGATCTTCAGCTTCCTCTATGGCGTGCTGCACGCGCTGGGGCCGGGACATGGCAAAATTGTTATCACCACCTGGCTTGCTACCCACCCCTCAAAACTGAAATCGAGCATCGGCTTAACCCTGGCCTCCTCTTTATTACAGGGGGGCGTGGCGATCGCCCTGGTGGTGGGGGTATTAATGCTGCTGCGGCTCCCGGCGCGGGATCTGCACATGAGTAGCTTCTGGCTGGAGAAGGGCAGCTACGCCCTGGTGGGCGTGCTGGGGATTATGCTCTGCTGGCGGGCGCTGAAAAAACTGCGTGCCTTGCTGCGCAAACCGACCTTCAAAGCCTTTACCCCGCATCACGTCCACGACGCAAACTGCGGCTGCGGCCATCAACATCTGCCCACGCCGGGGCAGATGCAGGGCGCGGACGACTGGCGGACGCGGCTGATGATTATTCTGTCGATGGGGATGCGGCCCTGTTCCGGGGCCATTATGGTGCTGCTGTTCAGTAAGGTGATCGGCGTATTCAGCTGGGGTGTGGCCTCGGCGCTGGCGATGGCGGCGGGAACGGGGTTAACCATCTCTTCGCTGGCACTGCTGGTGCACGGCTTTCGCCATCTGGCGGTCAGGCTCAGCGGCAATAAAACGCCGGTGCTGTGGCGACAGGTCGGATGGACGACGCTGGCATTAGCGGGCGGTGTGGTGTTGCTGGCGGCGGCAGTCATCATGTGGCTGAGCGCGGTGCCGGTGGGCAGAGGGCTGAGGCCGTTTTAG
- a CDS encoding DUF1007 family protein: protein MQIVKRSATALFLAVLSFSAVAHPHSFITLKTQIMVKDEQVTGLKMRWVMDELTSADLLYDAGNAKPGDEIWKKLAAEVMANVLGQHYFTEFWHNGEKVKFLNRPTQYGMSRIDHQAVLTFILPLAEPQPLAGQKYTFSTFDPSYYVDMSYAEDSDVTLPDGLKSQCALTIDTPEPSDETLNFASSLDKDDAPPEDMNLGKQFAQTVTLQCQ from the coding sequence ATGCAAATAGTTAAACGCAGCGCAACTGCGCTTTTTTTGGCGGTTTTGTCTTTTTCCGCCGTCGCGCACCCTCACAGCTTTATCACCCTGAAAACGCAAATCATGGTGAAGGATGAGCAGGTCACCGGCCTGAAAATGCGCTGGGTAATGGACGAGCTAACATCCGCCGATCTGCTTTATGATGCCGGGAACGCAAAGCCCGGGGATGAAATCTGGAAAAAGCTGGCGGCGGAGGTCATGGCCAACGTGCTCGGCCAGCACTACTTTACCGAGTTCTGGCATAACGGGGAGAAGGTGAAATTTCTTAACCGCCCCACTCAGTACGGTATGAGCCGCATTGATCACCAGGCGGTGCTGACATTTATCCTGCCGCTGGCGGAGCCCCAGCCGCTGGCCGGACAAAAGTACACCTTCTCGACCTTCGATCCCTCTTATTACGTCGACATGAGCTATGCAGAGGATAGTGACGTGACGCTGCCTGACGGCCTGAAAAGTCAATGCGCCCTCACTATCGATACCCCGGAGCCCAGCGATGAGACGCTCAACTTTGCCAGCTCGCTGGATAAAGATGATGCCCCGCCGGAAGATATGAATCTCGGCAAACAGTTTGCCCAGACGGTGACCTTACAATGTCAGTAA
- the csiE gene encoding stationary phase inducible protein CsiE, which translates to MMTTLEMPSALSSSQRRCQVLLMLYVPGFRATLQSIGEINGVDDALCRQDIDEMRMEIQRYHQLDIATQHDGCYLLEGSHLNQRLCLLHWLRRALRLCPHFIAQQFTPSLKIALKQLGIARTLYDDTNLQALVNFCSRRLQRQFECRDAQFLQLYLQYCLLQHHLGQTPQFTVVQRNWTQSRNEYLMAQEIVRHWQRRVVQVPHADEQLFLALLFMMLRTPDPLRDAHQEDERLRHAITRMIDRFREQTGMHFSDEQGLTAQLYIHLAQALDRSLFGIGIDNSLPEEIHRLYPRLMRTTREVLFELESEFGLRFSEEEASLVAVIFGAWLMQETDLHEKQVVLLTGEDKACEELIEQQLRELTLLPLNIRYVTLQSFQKEGAPREAALVVTPYTTALPLFSPPLIHAVEALNAQQQEHIRAMLET; encoded by the coding sequence ATGATGACGACTCTCGAAATGCCATCTGCACTTTCCAGTTCGCAGCGCCGCTGCCAGGTTCTGTTGATGCTCTATGTGCCAGGCTTTCGCGCCACTCTGCAAAGCATCGGGGAAATCAATGGTGTCGATGATGCCCTCTGCCGGCAGGATATCGACGAGATGCGCATGGAGATCCAGCGCTATCACCAGCTCGACATTGCGACACAGCATGATGGCTGCTACCTGCTGGAAGGTAGCCACCTTAATCAACGCTTATGCCTGCTGCACTGGTTGCGCCGGGCGTTACGCCTCTGCCCCCACTTCATCGCGCAGCAGTTTACCCCATCTCTGAAGATCGCGCTAAAGCAGCTCGGCATCGCCCGCACGTTATATGACGACACTAACCTGCAGGCGCTGGTCAATTTCTGTTCCCGCCGACTGCAACGGCAGTTTGAATGCCGTGACGCGCAGTTTTTACAGCTCTACCTGCAATACTGCCTGCTCCAGCACCATCTGGGCCAGACGCCGCAGTTTACAGTGGTTCAGCGTAACTGGACCCAGTCGCGTAACGAATATCTGATGGCGCAGGAGATTGTACGCCACTGGCAGCGCCGCGTGGTGCAGGTACCCCACGCGGATGAACAGCTGTTTCTGGCTCTGCTGTTTATGATGTTGCGTACCCCCGATCCGCTGCGCGATGCGCACCAGGAAGATGAACGCCTGCGCCACGCCATTACCCGGATGATCGACCGCTTCCGGGAACAAACGGGGATGCATTTCAGTGACGAGCAGGGACTGACCGCTCAGCTCTATATCCACCTTGCCCAGGCGCTGGACCGCTCGCTGTTTGGCATTGGCATCGACAACAGCCTGCCGGAGGAGATCCACCGCCTCTATCCGCGCCTGATGCGTACCACCCGGGAGGTGCTGTTTGAGCTGGAGTCCGAATTCGGCCTGCGGTTCTCCGAGGAGGAGGCGAGCCTGGTGGCGGTGATCTTTGGCGCCTGGCTGATGCAGGAGACCGATCTGCATGAAAAGCAGGTGGTGTTGCTGACCGGTGAGGATAAAGCGTGCGAGGAGCTGATTGAACAGCAGCTCCGGGAACTGACCCTGCTGCCGCTGAACATTCGCTATGTGACGCTACAGTCTTTTCAGAAGGAGGGTGCCCCGCGCGAAGCGGCCCTGGTGGTCACACCTTACACCACCGCCCTGCCGCTGTTCTCGCCGCCGCTTATCCATGCCGTCGAGGCGTTGAATGCGCAGCAGCAGGAACATATTCGCGCCATGCTGGAAACTTAG
- a CDS encoding 3-phenylpropionate MFS transporter, producing the protein MVLHSTRWLALSYFTYFFSYGIFLPFWSVWLKGIGLTPEMIGLLLGSGLVARFLGSLLIAPRVSDPSLLIKAVRVLALLTLVFMAGFWVSQQFAWLMVVMVGFNLFFSPLVPLTDALANTWQKQITMDYGRVRLWGSIAFVIGSALVGKLVSLYDYRAILALLSVGILSMLLGMLLRPSVMPQGESRQQESAGWPAWRSLVAQSWRFLACVCLLQGAHAAYYGFSAIYWQGAGYSASAVGYLWSLGVVAEVIIFALSNRLFRRFSARDLLLLSALCGIVRWGLMGWTTELPWLIVAQILHCGTFTVCHLAAMRYIAAREGSDVIRLQAVYSAVAMGGSIAIMTVFAGFLYQHLGHGVFWVMALVALPAVLLRPRVAVR; encoded by the coding sequence ATGGTTTTGCATTCCACACGCTGGCTGGCGCTCAGCTACTTCACCTACTTTTTTAGCTACGGTATTTTTCTGCCTTTCTGGAGCGTCTGGCTCAAGGGAATTGGCCTTACGCCGGAGATGATTGGCCTTCTGCTGGGCTCGGGCCTGGTGGCACGTTTTCTCGGTAGCCTGCTTATTGCGCCGCGCGTCAGCGATCCCTCCCTGTTAATCAAAGCCGTACGCGTGCTGGCGCTGCTCACCCTGGTGTTTATGGCCGGTTTCTGGGTCAGCCAGCAGTTTGCCTGGCTGATGGTGGTGATGGTGGGCTTTAACCTCTTCTTCTCGCCGCTGGTCCCGCTGACCGACGCGCTCGCCAATACCTGGCAAAAGCAGATCACCATGGACTATGGCCGGGTGCGGCTGTGGGGCTCGATTGCCTTTGTGATTGGCTCGGCGCTGGTGGGCAAACTGGTGAGCCTTTACGACTATCGCGCGATTCTGGCACTGCTGAGCGTGGGGATCCTGTCGATGCTGCTCGGTATGCTGTTGCGTCCTTCAGTCATGCCGCAGGGGGAGAGCCGTCAGCAGGAGAGCGCAGGCTGGCCCGCCTGGCGATCGCTTGTCGCCCAGAGCTGGCGTTTTCTGGCCTGCGTCTGTCTGCTGCAGGGGGCGCATGCCGCCTACTATGGCTTCAGCGCTATCTACTGGCAGGGAGCCGGGTATTCAGCCTCCGCTGTCGGCTATCTCTGGTCGCTGGGCGTGGTAGCGGAAGTGATTATCTTTGCTCTCAGCAACAGGCTGTTTCGCCGCTTCAGCGCCCGGGACCTGCTGCTGTTATCGGCCCTCTGCGGGATTGTACGCTGGGGTCTGATGGGCTGGACCACGGAGCTGCCGTGGCTGATTGTGGCGCAGATCCTGCACTGCGGCACCTTTACGGTGTGCCACCTGGCGGCGATGCGCTATATCGCGGCGCGCGAAGGCAGCGACGTGATCCGCCTGCAGGCGGTCTACTCCGCCGTGGCGATGGGGGGCAGTATTGCCATCATGACCGTGTTTGCCGGTTTCCTTTACCAGCATCTGGGTCACGGGGTCTTCTGGGTGATGGCGCTGGTGGCGCTGCCCGCGGTTCTGCTGCGTCCGCGCGTGGCAGTGCGCTAA
- a CDS encoding aldose 1-epimerase, with product METLLIENAHLRMRVNPQGGGLQELFSLTCGQPVLWDGGDSALFPMVPLANRVAGNRFRFQGREVVLPQSPVDERFFLHGDGWQSRWQIASHSDKACVLTLRSQHQCGFDYQAGLRYQLRGNVLRAELTLTHLGQAPMLYGLGFHPWFCFDAQSRLRFSASGYWPEGEHHLPQAWQSNIPADVDFSTSRHGGDRWLNVGYSGWNGVATLDHDVMNITITAQTPWLMLFRMSGQSFLCLEPQSHPVNAHHMAGQPGLVALAQGESSRFAMEIAVEQARRNC from the coding sequence ATGGAAACGCTGTTGATTGAAAACGCGCATCTCCGGATGCGCGTCAACCCGCAGGGCGGCGGGTTACAGGAACTCTTTTCCCTGACCTGCGGGCAGCCGGTGTTATGGGACGGCGGCGACAGCGCGCTGTTTCCGATGGTGCCGCTGGCAAACCGGGTGGCGGGGAATCGCTTCCGGTTTCAGGGGCGGGAGGTGGTGCTGCCGCAAAGTCCGGTTGATGAGCGCTTCTTCCTGCACGGTGACGGCTGGCAGTCGCGCTGGCAGATAGCTTCCCATTCCGACAAGGCGTGCGTCCTCACCTTGCGCAGCCAGCATCAGTGCGGTTTTGATTATCAGGCTGGGCTGCGCTACCAGCTGCGCGGGAACGTTCTGCGGGCGGAGCTGACGCTCACCCATCTTGGTCAGGCGCCGATGTTGTACGGCCTGGGCTTTCACCCGTGGTTCTGTTTTGATGCGCAAAGCCGCCTGCGCTTCTCCGCCAGCGGCTACTGGCCGGAAGGTGAACACCATTTACCGCAAGCCTGGCAGAGCAATATCCCGGCGGATGTCGATTTCAGCACGTCACGCCATGGTGGCGATCGCTGGCTGAACGTCGGCTATTCCGGCTGGAACGGCGTGGCGACCCTGGATCATGATGTGATGAATATCACAATTACAGCGCAAACTCCGTGGTTGATGCTGTTCAGAATGTCGGGCCAATCGTTCTTATGTCTTGAGCCCCAGAGCCATCCGGTCAATGCCCACCATATGGCCGGGCAGCCTGGCCTGGTGGCGTTAGCCCAGGGAGAGAGCAGTCGTTTTGCGATGGAAATCGCCGTCGAACAGGCTCGCCGAAACTGTTAA
- a CDS encoding sugar porter family MFS transporter gives MNNSAQTQLKMGYVWTICLVAACGGLLFGYDWVVIGGAKPFYEAWFSITDPAQSGWAMSSALVGCIFGALISGWCADKFGRKRPLILSAVLFSASAWGTAVAGSFDMFVVWRIVGGLGIGLASALSPLYIAEVSPAEKRGRFVAINQLTIVVGVLAAQLINLMIAEPVAAGATQEAIIQTWNGQTGWRWMFGAELVPALAFLVLMFFVPESPRWLMKAGKPERARAMLERIGTPAYASQTLKEIAHTLEKDTQKVAFSTLLQPQVKPIVIIGIVLAMFQQWCGINVIFNYAQEIFASAGFDINDTLKSIVATGIINLVFTLAALPLVDKIGRRKLMLLGASGLTIIYVLIASAYAMNIMGWPVLLLVLAAIAIYAVTLAPVTWVLLSEIFPNRVRGLAMSVGTLALWIACFLLTYTFPLLNAGLGAAGSFLLYGVICAAGYLYILRKVPETKGVTLEALEAQLEKQHGKVASANHAERVH, from the coding sequence ATGAATAATAGCGCGCAGACACAACTGAAAATGGGCTACGTCTGGACTATCTGTCTGGTCGCCGCCTGCGGCGGACTCCTGTTTGGCTACGACTGGGTGGTGATTGGCGGGGCCAAGCCCTTCTATGAAGCCTGGTTCTCCATTACCGACCCGGCACAGTCCGGCTGGGCGATGAGTTCCGCCCTTGTGGGCTGTATCTTCGGGGCGCTGATCTCCGGCTGGTGTGCCGATAAATTTGGCCGCAAGCGTCCGCTTATCCTCTCGGCGGTGCTGTTCAGCGCCTCGGCGTGGGGTACGGCGGTGGCGGGCAGTTTTGATATGTTTGTGGTCTGGCGCATCGTCGGCGGCCTCGGTATCGGCCTGGCCTCCGCCCTGAGTCCGCTCTATATCGCGGAGGTCAGCCCGGCGGAAAAGCGCGGTCGCTTCGTAGCGATTAACCAGCTGACCATCGTGGTGGGCGTGCTGGCCGCACAGCTGATTAACCTGATGATTGCCGAGCCGGTAGCGGCAGGCGCCACTCAGGAGGCCATCATTCAGACCTGGAACGGGCAGACCGGCTGGCGCTGGATGTTTGGCGCTGAGCTGGTTCCCGCCCTGGCGTTTCTGGTGCTGATGTTCTTTGTCCCGGAATCGCCGCGCTGGTTGATGAAGGCGGGCAAGCCAGAGCGTGCCCGCGCGATGCTGGAGCGTATTGGCACCCCGGCGTACGCCAGTCAGACCTTAAAAGAGATCGCCCACACCCTGGAGAAAGACACCCAGAAGGTGGCGTTCTCCACGCTCCTGCAACCGCAGGTCAAACCGATTGTCATCATCGGCATCGTGCTGGCGATGTTCCAGCAGTGGTGCGGGATCAATGTGATCTTCAATTATGCCCAGGAGATCTTCGCCTCGGCCGGGTTTGATATCAACGACACCCTGAAATCGATCGTGGCGACCGGCATCATTAATCTGGTCTTTACCCTCGCCGCGCTGCCGCTGGTGGATAAGATTGGCCGCCGCAAGCTGATGCTGCTCGGCGCCTCAGGCTTGACCATTATCTACGTGCTGATTGCCAGCGCCTACGCCATGAACATCATGGGCTGGCCGGTGCTGCTGCTGGTGCTGGCGGCGATTGCCATCTACGCCGTGACGCTGGCGCCGGTCACCTGGGTGCTGCTGTCGGAGATCTTCCCCAACCGCGTGCGCGGCCTGGCGATGTCCGTGGGCACGCTGGCGCTGTGGATCGCCTGCTTCCTGTTAACCTACACCTTCCCGCTGCTCAATGCCGGGCTGGGTGCAGCGGGGAGCTTCCTGCTCTACGGTGTGATTTGCGCGGCGGGCTATCTCTACATTCTGCGTAAAGTGCCGGAGACCAAAGGCGTGACGCTGGAGGCGCTGGAGGCGCAGCTGGAAAAACAGCACGGCAAGGTTGCCTCCGCAAATCATGCTGAGCGCGTGCACTAA